ccagtaaataaacatgtgcatattgtttacattgaaatctgtggtaacctttcattcgaggtaggggtagttaagaaaattagtgtaagtttaaactctgagaagttcagggcatataaacgttgaaaatatgccgcacagccctatattttgacctttgaaaaaaattgtggtgcatatgaactttcaattctaggataagatttttttcaaaacttcatagtaaaagtggtaccgttttagccgtaaaaggagttcctatgggaaattgcattgtcaatatttacagaaatgcaacctatatagggtgaaaaaggggaacattcagaatttaaccaaatttactttatttcacagattttaaagaaattaactcaaataagaagttttataaatatttaatgaagattgatagaatcctgggccttaaatatgatgactcagcataaattcacagtttacagtatgcatagtttactttaagtcctggatacaaaattaaatcataatatttgcatatttgtaagttaaattgttaagaagtgcttatatttactcttcgcagtcattgaaactcatagatccttcctgaatattatttatggggtatttgtgtcctttcgataacctaaaagtaagccgcaacacctaaatctgcttttttgtcaccacagcataataaatacaagctagaaaaacaaaaatatctcaagaaaacttacaatagtgtgttctatcctgatatgtactaaatattcctaattgctagaaacagcagaattatttaggaaatttgaggccccaggggcaagagacatagaaaattgcctaccccctgggtcataaaacaaataatttaacttgtaaatgctatgattttatgattttaaagttcttgatatagaaaacaataactatgcttggaagttatgcaaaaatcagttagcagtcatctctacaacattttaagtgaatttatatctcagactggtatctgcatacatacaactattgcaaatatggctttgtttgaacacttctagtatatatagtagctaaattgtgtcagatatatggttaaagatgatactgttgtgacaagaattctaaattgaccatttgaggcagaaaatgtgttctttaattgacaaataggcattcagtaagatgtggactggagatagaggctggattggatactttatataatcttgaatgttgtaatgattgactgctaaacattacatttatgatattctgatatgctttcaatatgttatcaaaacagtttttaacaggttctaggcattttttatcagaaaatatgcaaatagggtaagctggcaataattaaagtcttgttttcaaattctttaaaaaattgaaacaggggagggggtataaaatgtatagtaaagaaaaacttagagtatacacagtgatttctttaagactttaattctgataaatgagtattaatgtgagaaaaactgattttagagagttttctatttgattaaatgtctgtataggttgcactttgtaaatacagctgtttctcaaaacacgcctcttttggggagtaattgaatattcatagaaaattcattttgtttacatactggttcccagttatgctctctgtgttccatatcgcagagacagaacttgggaatgttaccagtaaataaacacgtgcatattgtttacattgaaatctgtggtaacctttcattcgaggtaggggtagttaagaaaattagtgtaagtttaaactctgagaagttcagggcatataaacgttgaaaatatgccgcacagccctatattttgacctttgaaaaaaattgtggtgcatatgaactttcaattctaggataagatttttttcaaaacttcatagtaaaagtggtacagttttagccgtaaaaggagttcctatgggaaattgcattgtcaatatttacagaaatgcaaccttataGACACTCTTTATTATCTTATTTATTTGGccttctttaacttttttttaattccagcgtcactgaatagtcttttgtagatgaaaggtttgtctggcgcaaatacaaaatttcaatcctggtatctttatTTCATTGTGCACCTGCTTTTAATATTTGATCTTCATATAGCAGCATATGTGatttaacatatatatgaaaaaaactatAAGAGCAAAATAAGTTGTACCAAATAAATCTAGAGATGACATGTtataattaattatgaaaatacaatatattttttttccagtcTAAATACatccatttttatacgcccgtcttttagacgggacgtattatggtataccgttgttcgTCTGCCTGTTTGTCcatcgtccacacttcggacaataactcaaaaacactttcaccaatttccatgaaacttaagtgaattgtttatatctattgacgtaagctccctttcgtttttttttaattttcagattttaagttttggatttatggggctttattcataaaaaaggggggattttcaacacttcggacaataactcataaaggctttcaccaatgtccatgaaactttcgtgaattgtttatatctattgatgtaagctccctttcaatttttataaatttcagattttaagttttggattaatggggctttattcataaaaaaagggggatttttaacacttctgACAATAACTCataaaggctttcaccaatgtccatgaaactttcgtgaattgtttatatctgttgatgtaagctcccttttaatttttataaatttcagattttaagttttggaattATGttgctttattcataaaaaaagggggatttttaacacttcggacaataactcaaaaaggctttcaccagtGTCCATGAAActgtggtgaattgtttatatctattgatgtaacaaataatacttaataaaatctgatgaaaacataaaatttgtaaaatctttagttcaatttaaaacattaaatttcttgtaaaaaattggttccatgaatgtcatacgtttgtactattattgaatggttgcaaggatgaaagcacattagcagtccctgagatactaactgttccctgaggcatatatcattttatgataacatttttactatctaagctatggataaaaatcaaatactgtttttgcatataggatgttttactcttgttaaaattggttgcaattgaaatcacaaatgataccttagcattgcagcttttttatagagttcggttttcggtggaagggttgagcgcaataaaaaatgttataaaacataataagtctacaatagcacataataaatgaacaagtgacaacatgaaaatcctaacatgtgactaaatattccctaaatgttaaagggtgtcattttatgaaaaaaataagaaaatcaagtctcctaaacatttatcaatatgatcatcttgtgaatattctaaacaataaaaaggtaataatcattatccaccatattaagcaccatttgaacaacttttgcatacatctttgtataatttagtatggattccttactgtgttcaacagaatctaactatgagcaatataccccaagaaaattaccttctttcaaactactataaaatttggaaatcagccatagaattactaaaacccataatcatatatcactttccttatattgcattgaagacttctatgttatatgccaatgttaatgatatttgttttttatgctaaatattgaaaagctgaactaggtttaatcatcagtgtcttcttcactgtaatcactgtcctcatcatcagaaaaatcctcattttcattctcagaagaggcctcctcatcatcaatgaaatctttatcttcatcatcaatgaaatccttactttcatcacctacttcctcatttagatcataactttcagtagagtcactttcaccatcttcactttccctgttatcttcttgctgctcctcattgtcattgtagtcttttttgccatttttatatgCTCGTTGTCTTTCAAACaatgggcgtatcatgcgctaaagcgcagcccttgaTTTTACCTCTATTTTCAGTGGATCCACAGGTAAACCAAAAGGAGTGCTCCACACTGTAGGAGGCTATATGTTATACTCTGCTACAACTTTTAAGTATGCCTTTGATTATCAACCAGATGATATTTACTGGTGTACAGCTGATGTTGGATGGATAACAGGTCATACTTATGTAGCATATGGTCCACTCAATAATGGTGCTACCAGCATTATAGTAAGAACTTCATTCCATTCAACAAAACATTTTAGgatgaaacaacaaaaaataaactttCACAGAAAATTAACATTGAGCAATTCAAACTGCACCAATAACATTACAAGGATGAACTAAGTAAGGGCATTAAAAGGGTGAACGTTTCATTTCCCACTAATTGAATCAGTTATGTACCTATGACTTGTAATATTCTGTtaacatgtcatgttcagtaaaACAGATGAAGGATGAAAATGATCTGGAATGTGAATGCTACAAATGAATAATGATAAACTCTGTGATTTGCAGATGTCATTTGGTgcgaaaaaataattaaaaaaaatccctgaaagaggtttatttgtgttttaatataattaaaactGTCAGTTTATGCTGCACTGATTTTTATTCACCTAATGACAAATCTTTAAGGGCACAATGTTACTTTCTGCTGTTATATCTGGGGCAATCATAAAAAGAGATGTTAACATTTACAAAAGATATAAACAGGACATGTATGaaaaatttgtagtttttttgCCAGTGGTTTGTAAGTTATCCAGAAGTtactttttgtaaagttttaaatattgtgcTAACAAAACAAATGATGTTGTAATCTTATCATTCTATTAACTATTACGTTTATAtctgatatatttcttttttgattAGTTTGAAGGGACTCCATTCTTCCCTGATGCTGGAAGATTCTGGGCCATCATAGAGAAATATAAAGTGACTAAGTTCTACACAGCACCAACAGCCATTAGAGCTCTAATGAGATATGGGGATGAATATGTCACTAAGTAAGTTTGTATGTTTCTTGAGGTAACCTATTTATATAAAAGTCAAACAGAATTACATTGTCTTTGTTGAAAATTCTTAGAAAAGAATGATTtgattgaaatatctttttagaCATCATATCTTAAATTTAATGCTTTTTAAGGCTAAGGTTTTTTCTATACCTTAATTTTCACATAAATCAGAAATATCAAGTGAACCGTACTCCAAATTATATGCAAAGTGAGTTCAGAAATGGGTTATTTGTGAAGCTTACATGTGTATTTTGCTAATATCTGACAAATCGAAATTAATAaaagttatcattttttttttagtcttttagagtgttgaaaatataaataaagatgttATCACCATACCAATTGATatcagtaaaaatataaaaaaagttgatAAATTTGGTAATCTATCTATAAGATATAAGGCTAGGGTAGAATCTATATGTTAATTTCAACTCTCTATCtgaaaatctttaaattttagATATGACAGATCATCCTTGAAAGTGTTAGCTACAGTAGGTGAACCAATTAACCCAGAAGCCTGGCTGTGGTATCACAATGTTGTAGGGAATAAACAATGTGCTGTAGTGGACACATTCTGGCAGACTGAGACAGTAAGTCAATATACAAAATTATACACATTTAAAcaatatatgttataaaaaaacatcaaGACTTAGTTGTTCATCACTTGGGTTTCTTCTAACAAAGTgaaagataaaattgttatgaatTTTAATCAGTGAAACATGTAAACACAAAAAGTAATATGtattgacctaaaaaaaaaataagctccGTCATTTTGTGCAATTCTGAAGCAGATTCAACTTTTAGCCAAGTATGAGCATAGATCATTCTATAGATATTCATTAATTTAAAGAACCTCAAGCATCTTAGTGCTCAGATGTGTCAAATTCCAAGAATCTCCAGCATCTCAAACATCTAACTTGTCAAAGGTGTCAGAAAAAGTTTTTTTGACTTATATTTAAAGGAATGTCTTGATTTACTCTAGAAAATGGACTTCTGTGggtttaatatattatttttactttcagGGAGGACACACGATTACACCATTACCAGGAGCCACACCAACAAAACCAGGATCAGCTGTAAGTCACAATGtttaaaaacctttaaaaaaactgTTTCAATTTACTAAATGATACTcttgtatttttatgccccacctacgatagtagaggggcataatgttATCTGGTCTCTGGGTCTGTTCCTCAGTTTGTCCATTCATTTGttgttatgttttctggtctgttcatCCGTCTGTTGGtactgcttcaggttaaagttttttgtcaaggtagtttttgatgaagttgaagtccttagtacacatgttccctatgatatgatctttctaattttaatgtcaaatgagtttttacccaaatttcacagtctattgaacatggaaaatgatagtgcgagtggggcatccatgtactttgggcACATTCTTTTTTAGAAAAGGatctaaaaatattaatattggaTGTTAAGTCATTATTGCAATATGCAGCTCAACTATTTTTCAAGagttatatttgtattgtatGTTGAAGAAGATTATTGTAAACATACTTCAAAGATTAAAAGAGCGGTTGAATATTCATTATCAGACTGCAAGACTACCATACATAGAATAAAATGTAACTGTTTAGTATATATTTACAGACATTCCCATTCTTTGGAATTGTACCTGTTATAATGTCTGACGAAGGAGTAGAAATCACAGAACCTAATGTAGAAGGTTACCTGGTGAGTAGACATGGTAGATAACCCAGAAGTATTAGGATTGTTATATCAAACTTCTGTATTGTTAGTTGATAAATAGATATTATGTTTTACTTGCGCAATATTGCACACCTGAATCAGAGACACATGCCAGCTGTATGTCTTTTGTTTCCATTGTTAATTTTTAAGATATCCTTTAAAACTATTTGTCAAGTTTTTATCCAGATCATGAAATAATAGATAGAATATTTTCAACTTGTATTTATTTAACTTTATTGTTATATTCAGCTGCATGTGGCTAGAATTTTATACTATGAAACATTTTCTTAATAATATAAGTTTTACTGGTATATAGGAGCTAGCTGAGCTATATATGTTCCATGGACCCTCTTTGCAActtgatataattttaattttataattattctaCAGACTCAGTCACAATGTTTTAATACATCACCAGTCATCTCTAATGATAATAAATTGAGTGTTAGGTAACatgttatttattcaaaatacagtTTATAATCTTCAAATATCATATGAAAGTAGAATTACTGTTGAAAAAATCGCTAAAAAAAGCAATACATGCATATTATAGtacttttttcattataaaacttaaaatAGTTCAGCAAAACTGTAAAAATAAGaagctttgaattttttttattgttacaatatattaaagtcaaaatacATTTTAGGTATTTAAACAGCCATGGCCAGGCCTGATGAGAACGGTGTATGGTGACCATGAGAGATATGAAacaacatattttaagaaattcCCTGGTTATTACTGTACAGGGGATGGTAGGTGGAGTATTTCTCTGAACTCTGTTTTACTTTTAAAACCTGCTAAGAGGCAAGTTGTTACACTTTAAAAAACATTCAGATAAAAACCAGTGGATGAAAATTTTATAatcttatttaaaatttcaaactgatttaaaattttgaacattAAGTATGAATAAAAATAGATCTGGGCTAAACATCATGAGAATCAATACAAGTTAACtataaacttttttatattatttgtaggAGCCAAACGAGACGAGGATGGTTATATCTGGGTAACAGGAAGGATAGATGATATGGTGAATGTGTCAGGCCATTTACTTAGTACTGCAGAAATAGAATCTGCTCTCGTAGAACACCCAACTGTCGCTGAGGCTGCTGTTGTCTCTCATCCTCATAAAATCAAAGGAGAATGTACATACTGTTTTGTCACTTTGAAAGAGGTATATATCACTTACtgtgaaatggatttttttttttatataaatgaggcaattagttttctcgtttgaattgttttacattgtcatttcagggccttgtatagctggctatgcagtatgggctttgctcattgttgaaggctgtacgataacctatagttgttatttctttgtcattttggtcttttgtggagagttgtctcattggcaatcataccatatcttcttttttaagtTATCATTTAAAAGGTCAGATAAAATTGtagaaatacataactttgaTACTCTTTCAATAGTATTTTCCAATCTCCAAAAATCAATCTTATACTgtggattgatttatttttaatgttaacTCATTTTAGTGGATTgagagaagaagaaaaaaatagatgCTTCATTTCATTGTTGTCAAATCCCTCATATAAGCATATACaaaatttgtatttgaaaaaaaatcaaattttgggTGTACCTTTACCAAAAAATAATGTTCCCATATGAATTAATGTTAGTTGAAGTAAATAATTGTAGACAGCTTGACTTATACTCTAATCATAAAGTGACAACAAAATCCTATATATTTCAGGGTAAAGAGTTTTCCGATGCTTTGGTAAAAGAACTGATGGACAGAGGTAAGATAATAATAATGAACATATAATACACAAACTTTCCAGTTGTTATTTCAATAGTTAATTAcattttctgtaataaaaaatgaataatcttAAATGGAATACACTACTGTTGTTTCAAAAATTAATGTGACGATTTTAATTATTCCAATTAAATGAACATGACAATAATTAAAACTGACATATTTTAAAGTTTCAGTGACTGAATTAATTAGTGATTTACCATGTTTAGTTTTCTGCTCAAGTTAAATTACACCTGAGTTTATCGACCAATTTTAGGCCCTGCTTTATAGATCATTGTCCAGTGACTGAAATCAAAACCAATGTTGCTGTCCATCAGATTGTCTTGTTCTGAATTTAATGTTCACAAGctagacatatctctgtgtcaacagtttatctATGTACCACATTTTGACAGCAACCTTATCAAATATTGATTATGAATTGCATCATATTTCTTTCAGCACTTTTAAAATTATCTGTTTCTATTAAATCTTTCAGTGAGAAAGAAGATTGGTCCATTTGCTCAACCAGATTTTGTACAGAATGCTCCTGGACTGCCAAAAACTAGATCAGGGAAAATCATGCGCCGTGTACTCAGGAAAATAGCTGTTGGAGATAAAAATGTGGGAGATATCACAACCATGGCTGATGAAACTGTCATAGATAAACTATTCCAACTCCGTCCTCCAGAAGCATAAAACTATTaatttatgtaaagaaaaattcaaataaaccAAAACAATTACAGACATGACACATCTATGTAAATTGACTTTTTAATGAATTAGGACTTATGTATTTTGGTACAAGTTCAAGTGCTagtatttttacaataaaacatttatatattgaaGG
This sequence is a window from Mytilus edulis unplaced genomic scaffold, xbMytEdul2.2 SCAFFOLD_729, whole genome shotgun sequence. Protein-coding genes within it:
- the LOC139508548 gene encoding acetyl-coenzyme A synthetase, cytoplasmic-like (The sequence of the model RefSeq protein was modified relative to this genomic sequence to represent the inferred CDS: added 820 bases not found in genome assembly) yields the protein MDNSDGTARLFPPPDRLRNESHVKSMDDYKEMYKRSVEDPEGFWGDIAKQFYWVSPPTGKFVDYNFDCRKGRISIKWMEGAKTNICYNAIDRHIKNGQGDKIAFFWEGNDPADHDSGNITYSQLKDQICKFANILKQSGLKKGDRVAIYMPMILELTVAMLACARLGIIHSIVFAGFSAESLADRILDGQCSAIVTADGVWRGSKLLNLKSIVDVALEICSKRDHKLSHCFIVKHLLPKGHSVQQNGDYVDYPEEKPAQRPTRSLKINWTDGRDVWWHDVMGTASTDCEPEWMDAEDPLFMLYTSGSTGKPKGVLHTVGGYMLYSATTFKYAFDYQPDDIYWCTADVGWITGHTYVAYGPLNNGATSIIFEGTPFFPDAGRFWAIIEKYKVTKFYTAPTAIRALMRYGDEYVTKYDRSSLKVLATVGEPINPEAWLWYHNVVGNKQCAVVDTFWQTETGGHTITPLPGATPTKPGSATFPFFGIVPVIMSDEGVEITEPNVEGYLVFKQPWPGLMRTVYGDHERYETTYFKKFPGYYCTGDGAKRDEDGYIWVTGRIDDMVNVSGHLLSTAEIESALVEHPTVAEAAVVSHPHKIKGECTYCFVTLKEGKEFSDALVKELMDRVRKKIGPFAQPDFVQNAPGLPKTRSGKIMRRVLRKIAVGDKNVGDITTMADETVIDKLFQLRPPEA